A stretch of DNA from Streptomyces rubradiris:
GGTGCGGGTGCGTGGCCCTGCCGACGGGGCCTTGTAGCCCACCCTTGGGTCCGGTGCCGGGGTGGGCCACTGTTCTTTCGGCCGCTCGCTCGCTTCTTCCCCGGGCTGGAGCGAGGTGTGTCAAGGGTGGCCCGGAGGGCCATCGGCGCAGCCGACGCGGGACGCGCCCTTGACTCGCCTCGTGGAAGCCCGACACTGGCCGGGAAGCGAGCGGCCCGACGGCCACGCCACCACACCGCCCACTCCGACTCCCCCCGAGCACCCCGACCGACCTCACCCCTCAAGCGGCCGGCCTCCGACCTCAGACCTCCGCCCTCCGACCCCGACCTGGACCTCGTCCCTCCGCTCACTCCCCTTCGGCCCCCAACCCCTCCGCGCTGTACCTTCGTCCTCACGCGGAGGATGGAGAGTGATCGTGAGCAAGTTCGTGCGGCCGGCGGTGGAGGGGGCCGATCCGTTCGGGACGGCCCGGCTGCGGCGCGGGGTCCTCGACGCCTGGGCGACCAGTCCCGCCCGGTTCCGGGAGGACGCCAACGCCGAGGAGGATCTCGTCCTCGGCGGTTACCGGGACCGGCTCGTCGTCGAGTTGGCGCAGAACGCCGCCGACGCCGCCGCGCGCGCCGGGACGGCCGGGCGGCTCCGGCTCACCCTCCGCGACGGCGTGCTCGTGGCCGCGAACACCGGCGCCCCCCTGGACGCGGCCGGTGTCGAGTCCCTGTCCACGCTGCGCGCCTCCGCGAAACGTGGCGCCGAGGACACGCATGCCGCCGTCGGCCGGTTCGGGGTCGGTTTCGCCGCCGTACTCGCCGTCACCGACGAACCGGCGATCGTCGGCCGGCACGGAGGCGTGCGCTGGTCCCTCGCCGAGGCCCGGGAGCTGGCCGCCGAGGTCGCCCGGCACAGCCCCGGACTGGGTGACGAGGTGCGCCGCCGGCAGGGCCACGTGCCCCTGCTGCGGCTGCCGTTCGCCGCCGAGGGCACCGCCCCCGAGCCGTACGACACCGCCGTCATCCTGCCCCTGCGCGACGCCGCCGCCGCCGATCTCGCCGAGCGGCTGCTCGCCGGGGTGGACGACGCCCTGCTGCTCGCCCTGCCGGGGCTGACGGAGGTCGTCGTGGAGATCGAGGGGCAGGAGCCGCGCACCCTCGGCCGCCGTACCGACGGTGCCTTCACGGTCGTGGAGGACTCCCGGGACGGCGTCACCCACTGGCGTACCGCGTCCGCGCACGGGCCGCTGACCCCCGACCTGCTCGCCGACCGGCCCGTGGAGGAGCGGTTGCGCCCCCACTGGTCGGTGACCTGGGCCGTACCCGTGGACACGTACGGTGCCCCGGCCCGGCCCCGTACCAGCCCGGTCGTGCACGCGCCGACCCCGAGCGACGAGCCGCTGGGCGTGCCCGCGCTGCTCATCGCCTCCTTCCCACTGGACACCACCCGCCGGCACGCGGCGCCCGGACCGCTCACCGACTTCCTGGTACAGCGCGCGGCCGACGCCTACGCCGCCCTGCTCGCGGAGTGGCGGCCGGTCGGGGAGGGGATCATCGACCTCGTGCCCGGGCCGCTCGGCAAGGGCGCGCTGGACGGGGCGCTGCGGCAGGCCGTGCTGGAGCGGCTGCCGCGCACCGCCTTCCTGCCGCCGGCCGTCGCGCCGAAGGGCGACGAGGAGCTGCCGGAGGCGCTGCGCCCCCGGGACGCCGAGGTCGTGGAGGGCGCCGGCGCCGACACCGTACGGGTGCTGGCCGAGGTGCTGCCCACCCTGCTGCCGGCGGGGCTGGAGCGCCGCGCCGAGCTGCGCACCCTCGGTGTCGCCCGGCTGCCGCTCGCCGACGCCGTCGACCGGCTCGCCGGGCTGGAGAAGGAGCCGCAGTGGTGGCGGCGGCTGTACGACAGCCTCGCCGGGGTCGACCCGGAGCGGCTGTCCGGGCTGCCGGTGCCGCTGGCCGACAACAGGACCACCATCGGCCCCCGGCAGGTGCTGCTGCCCACCCCGGACGCCGCCCGGATCGACCCGGACGTGCTCGGGCGGCTCGGGCTGAAGGTCGCCCACCCGGACGCCGCGCACCCGCTGCTGGAGAAGCTGGGCGCGCTGCCCGCGACCCCCCGCGCGGTGCTGACCACCCCGCAGGTGCGGGCCGCCGTGGCGGGCTCCCTGGACGAGGACGGCGGTTTGGTCTGGGAGGAGGACGCGCCGGACGCCGAGGAACTGGCCGAGACCGTGCTCGGCCTGGTCCGTGACGCGGGGCTGGAGCCGGGCGACGAGCCCTGGCTGGGTGCGCTCGCGCTGCCCGACGAGGACGGTGAGCTCGCGCCCGCCGGTGAACTGGTGTTTCCCGGCAGCCCCTTCGCCCGGGTCATCCGGGAGGGGGAACTGGCGGCGGTGGATGCGGAGTTGGCCGAGCGGTGGGGCGAGCAGCCGCTCACCGCGTGCGGCGTGCTGGCGGACTTCGCGCTGGTCCGCGCCACCGACGTCGTCCTCGACCCGGACGAACTGGAGCCCCGCGATAGCGACTTCGCCGAGCCCGACGACGCCGGGCTGCTGGACGCCGTGGACGTGTGGTGCGAGGACATCCTCGACCGGTTCCCGGACAGCCCGGTGCCGCCCGTCGCCACCGAACTCGTCGCCGTACGCGACCTGGAGCTCGTGGACGACGACCACTGGCCGGAGGCGCTCGCCCTGCTGGCCCGGCCGCCGCTGCGGGACGCCCTGACCCAGCCTGTGCGCGTCCTGCTGCCCGACGGCACCCACGAGGCCGTGCGGCCGTACACCGCGTGGTGGCTGCGCGGGCACCCGGTGCTCGACGGGCGGCGCCCGGCCGGGCTGCTCGCGGCCGGCGGGGACCCGCTGCTGCGCGGGCTGTACGACGAGGCGGACGCGACCGGGTTCGAGGACGAGCAGGTGCTGCGGGCGCTCGGGGTGCGCACCTCCGTGGGCGCGCTGCTGGACGAGCCCGGCGGCGCGGCCGAGCTCCTGGACCGGCTCGCCGACCCGGAGCGCCCGGTCACGCCCGCCCAACTGCACGGCCTGTACAGCGCGTTGGCGGAGCTGGAGCCCGAGCGGGTGACCCTGCCGGACGAGCTGCGGGCCGTGGTCGACGGGCGCGTGGAGGTCGTGGACGCCACCTCGGCCGTGGTCGTCGACTCCCCGGACCTGCTGCCGTTCACCTCCGGGGTGCCGCTGCTGCCGGTGCGGCCCGCGCGCGCCGCCGAGCTGGCCGAGCTGTTCCAGGTGCGCCGGC
This window harbors:
- a CDS encoding sacsin N-terminal ATP-binding-like domain-containing protein, which encodes MSKFVRPAVEGADPFGTARLRRGVLDAWATSPARFREDANAEEDLVLGGYRDRLVVELAQNAADAAARAGTAGRLRLTLRDGVLVAANTGAPLDAAGVESLSTLRASAKRGAEDTHAAVGRFGVGFAAVLAVTDEPAIVGRHGGVRWSLAEARELAAEVARHSPGLGDEVRRRQGHVPLLRLPFAAEGTAPEPYDTAVILPLRDAAAADLAERLLAGVDDALLLALPGLTEVVVEIEGQEPRTLGRRTDGAFTVVEDSRDGVTHWRTASAHGPLTPDLLADRPVEERLRPHWSVTWAVPVDTYGAPARPRTSPVVHAPTPSDEPLGVPALLIASFPLDTTRRHAAPGPLTDFLVQRAADAYAALLAEWRPVGEGIIDLVPGPLGKGALDGALRQAVLERLPRTAFLPPAVAPKGDEELPEALRPRDAEVVEGAGADTVRVLAEVLPTLLPAGLERRAELRTLGVARLPLADAVDRLAGLEKEPQWWRRLYDSLAGVDPERLSGLPVPLADNRTTIGPRQVLLPTPDAARIDPDVLGRLGLKVAHPDAAHPLLEKLGALPATPRAVLTTPQVRAAVAGSLDEDGGLVWEEDAPDAEELAETVLGLVRDAGLEPGDEPWLGALALPDEDGELAPAGELVFPGSPFARVIREGELAAVDAELAERWGEQPLTACGVLADFALVRATDVVLDPDELEPRDSDFAEPDDAGLLDAVDVWCEDILDRFPDSPVPPVATELVAVRDLELVDDDHWPEALALLARPPLRDALTQPVRVLLPDGTHEAVRPYTAWWLRGHPVLDGRRPAGLLAAGGDPLLRGLYDEADATGFEDEQVLRALGVRTSVGALLDEPGGAAELLDRLADPERPVTPAQLHGLYSALAELEPERVTLPDELRAVVDGRVEVVDATSAVVVDSPDLLPFTSGVPLLPVRPARAAELAELFQVRRLSESVTGEVHSEGAEHDVPESVRVLLGPRTPAAYVEHEELVVDGVEIDWRLTDDGVLHAATLEGVAAGLAWAAGQWPRRFEVAALLEDPSRTEELARDRWFD